The Nocardioides humi genome includes a region encoding these proteins:
- a CDS encoding acyl-CoA dehydrogenase family protein, translated as MAAAKIAVPRAVLSVIDRAIQLHGAAGVSDVTPLASLYGWHRAMRIFDGPDEAHLTTLGRAELSREPLFDLPPVLHDQFR; from the coding sequence ATCGCCGCCGCGAAGATCGCCGTACCTCGCGCCGTGCTCTCCGTCATCGACCGCGCCATCCAGCTCCACGGCGCCGCCGGCGTCAGCGACGTGACGCCGCTGGCCTCGCTCTACGGCTGGCACCGCGCGATGCGGATCTTCGACGGCCCCGACGAGGCCCACCTGACCACCCTCGGGCGCGCGGAGCTGAGCCGCGAGCCGCTGTTCGACCTCCCGCCCGTCCTGCACGACCAGTTCCGCTGA
- a CDS encoding MBL fold metallo-hydrolase — translation MTTGGIATGHAISPDSGRHWADEGAWQVAEGIHRIPLPLPMDALKAVNVYVIQGDDGLTLIDGGWSIPVARDLLDRSLRSIGSGFGDIKRFLVTHVHRDHFTLATVLGHEYGADVVLGAEERPALELLHRASTADVGESPFLAVLRTAGAEEIAQQWAAGHDGELPKAADWAFPDLWLDGDRTFDIGRRLLDAVHTPGHTPGHYVFADQAEGVLFAGDHVLPTITPSIGFTVPPSEQPLGQFMASLARVRELPDLRILPAHGPVAPSSYERVDELLAHHEHRLALCLASVKERGSVTSLVVAKDLGWTRHERAFGELDVFSQGMAAMETKAHLDLLVARGQVSAVDRPDGVVYTAV, via the coding sequence ATGACCACTGGAGGGATCGCCACCGGCCATGCCATCTCGCCCGACTCCGGCCGGCACTGGGCCGACGAGGGCGCGTGGCAGGTCGCCGAGGGCATCCACCGGATCCCGCTGCCGCTGCCGATGGACGCGCTCAAGGCGGTCAACGTCTACGTCATCCAGGGCGACGACGGGCTCACCCTGATCGACGGCGGCTGGTCGATCCCGGTCGCCCGCGACCTGCTCGACCGGTCGCTGCGCTCGATCGGCTCCGGCTTCGGTGACATCAAGAGGTTCCTGGTCACCCACGTCCACCGCGACCACTTCACGCTCGCCACGGTCCTCGGCCACGAGTACGGCGCCGACGTGGTCCTCGGCGCCGAGGAGCGGCCCGCGCTCGAGCTGCTCCACCGGGCGTCCACGGCCGACGTGGGCGAGAGCCCCTTCCTCGCCGTGCTCCGCACCGCCGGTGCGGAGGAGATCGCCCAGCAGTGGGCCGCCGGCCACGACGGCGAGCTCCCCAAGGCCGCCGACTGGGCGTTCCCCGACCTGTGGCTCGACGGCGACCGCACCTTCGACATCGGCCGCCGCCTGCTCGACGCCGTGCACACCCCCGGCCACACGCCGGGCCACTACGTGTTCGCCGACCAGGCCGAGGGCGTGCTGTTCGCCGGCGACCACGTGCTGCCGACGATCACCCCGTCGATCGGGTTCACCGTGCCGCCCTCCGAGCAGCCGCTCGGCCAGTTCATGGCCTCCCTCGCCCGCGTCCGCGAGCTCCCCGACCTGCGCATCCTGCCCGCCCACGGCCCGGTCGCCCCGTCGTCGTACGAGCGCGTCGACGAGCTCCTCGCCCACCACGAGCACCGCCTCGCCCTCTGCCTGGCCTCGGTGAAGGAGCGCGGCTCGGTCACCTCGCTCGTGGTCGCCAAGGACCTCGGCTGGACCCGGCACGAGCGGGCGTTCGGCGAGCTCGACGTGTTCAGCCAGGGCATGGCCGCGATGGAGACCAAGGCCCACCTCGACCTGCTCGTCGCGCGTGGCCAGGTCAGCGCGGTGGACCGCCCGGACGGGGTCGTCTACACCGCGGTCTGA
- a CDS encoding enoyl-CoA hydratase/isomerase family protein, translating into MTETFVRYEYADGIARITLADGDRGNPIHPGSVGQLHDAVRAAHRDGARVVVLAAEGRFFSVGGDLGAFATAEEPGAFIDDLADALHRVVSELVRSDAIVVSVVQGTAAGAGFPLAAAADIVLAAVRARFSLAYTKVGLSPDGGSSLLVHTLGLHRALRLALLGDLLTAQEAYDAGLVARVVPADELAATADQVVSDLAAGSAPAQAAAKRLLREVAAPAPETALRKETLSIRALADGADGREGIAAFLEKREPRFGD; encoded by the coding sequence ATGACCGAGACCTTCGTCCGCTACGAGTACGCCGACGGCATCGCCCGGATCACCCTCGCCGACGGCGACCGCGGCAATCCGATCCATCCCGGCTCGGTGGGGCAGCTCCACGACGCCGTCCGCGCCGCGCACCGCGACGGCGCGCGGGTCGTCGTCCTGGCGGCCGAGGGCCGGTTCTTCTCCGTCGGCGGCGACCTCGGCGCCTTCGCGACCGCGGAGGAGCCCGGGGCCTTCATCGACGACCTCGCCGACGCGCTGCACCGGGTCGTCAGCGAGCTGGTCCGCTCCGACGCGATCGTCGTGAGCGTGGTCCAGGGCACCGCCGCCGGCGCCGGGTTCCCGCTCGCCGCCGCGGCCGACATCGTGCTCGCCGCCGTCCGCGCGAGATTCAGCCTCGCCTACACCAAGGTCGGCCTCTCGCCCGACGGCGGCAGCTCGCTGCTCGTCCACACCCTCGGTCTGCACCGCGCGCTGCGCCTCGCCCTCCTCGGCGACCTGCTCACCGCCCAGGAGGCGTACGACGCCGGGCTGGTCGCGCGCGTCGTACCCGCCGACGAGCTGGCCGCCACCGCCGACCAGGTCGTGTCCGACCTCGCGGCCGGCTCCGCGCCCGCCCAGGCCGCCGCCAAGCGGCTGCTCCGTGAGGTCGCCGCGCCCGCGCCGGAGACCGCGCTGCGCAAGGAGACCCTCTCGATCCGGGCCCTCGCCGACGGTGCGGACGGTCGGGAGGGCATCGCCGCGTTCCTGGAGAAGAGGGAGCCGAGGTTCGGCGACTGA
- a CDS encoding NADH:flavin oxidoreductase, translated as MSTPDVFAPADLGPVRLRNRTVKAATFEGRTPDGVVTDELIAYHRAPAVGGVGLTTVAYLAVAPEGRTHREQIVVGERTLPGLARLADEIHATGAAIAGQVGHAGPVANGRSNGVPAIAASPMPSPLSMQLIRSATERDLARVTRAYVDAARVLVRAGFDVLELHMAHSYLISSFLAPGLNRRRDRWGGPLERRGRLARQIARVVREEVGSSVAVTAKVSVSDGFAGGVTTAMSVELAQLLEADGHLDALQLSGGSSLMNPMYLFRGEAPVAEFAATMPPLVRWGMRTPMGRGFLKRYAFEEAYFRPKALEVRGAVAMPLMLLGGINRLETMRQAMADGFDFVAMGRALLREPDLVDRLRAGVVRTGICSHCNRCMPTIYSGTRCPEALPTN; from the coding sequence GTGAGCACTCCCGACGTCTTCGCCCCGGCCGACCTGGGTCCGGTCCGGCTGCGCAACCGGACGGTCAAGGCCGCCACCTTCGAGGGGCGTACGCCGGACGGCGTGGTCACCGACGAGCTGATCGCCTATCACCGCGCGCCCGCGGTCGGCGGAGTCGGGCTGACGACGGTCGCCTATCTCGCGGTGGCGCCCGAGGGCCGGACCCACCGCGAGCAGATCGTCGTGGGGGAGCGGACCCTGCCGGGCCTCGCGCGGCTGGCCGACGAGATCCACGCGACCGGCGCCGCGATCGCCGGCCAGGTGGGCCACGCCGGCCCGGTCGCCAACGGCCGCTCCAACGGCGTGCCCGCGATCGCGGCCAGTCCGATGCCGAGCCCGCTGTCGATGCAGCTGATCCGGTCCGCGACCGAGCGCGACCTGGCCCGGGTCACCCGGGCGTACGTCGACGCGGCGAGGGTGCTGGTGCGCGCCGGCTTCGACGTGCTCGAGCTGCACATGGCGCACTCGTACCTCATCTCCTCCTTCCTCGCCCCCGGCCTCAACCGCCGCCGCGACCGCTGGGGCGGCCCGCTGGAGCGGCGGGGCCGGCTCGCGCGGCAGATCGCGCGCGTCGTACGCGAGGAGGTGGGGTCCTCGGTCGCCGTCACCGCCAAGGTCTCGGTCTCCGACGGCTTCGCCGGAGGCGTCACGACCGCGATGAGCGTCGAGCTGGCCCAGCTGCTGGAGGCCGACGGCCACCTCGACGCGCTCCAGCTCTCGGGCGGCTCGTCGCTGATGAACCCGATGTACCTGTTCCGCGGCGAGGCGCCGGTCGCGGAGTTCGCCGCGACCATGCCGCCGCTCGTCCGGTGGGGGATGCGTACGCCGATGGGGCGCGGCTTCCTCAAGCGCTACGCCTTCGAGGAGGCCTACTTCCGGCCCAAGGCGCTGGAGGTGCGGGGCGCGGTGGCCATGCCGCTCATGCTGCTCGGCGGGATCAACCGGCTCGAGACGATGCGGCAGGCGATGGCCGACGGCTTCGACTTCGTGGCGATGGGGCGCGCGCTGCTGCGCGAGCCGGACCTCGTCGACCGGCTCCGCGCGGGCGTCGTACGCACGGGGATCTGCAGCCACTGCAACCGGTGCATGCCGACCATCTACTCCGGCACCCGGTGCCCGGAGGCCCTTCCCACAAACTAG
- a CDS encoding oxygenase MpaB family protein translates to MGKTLWRDRNESLDPETDYVEIVQNLTLYEFTWDITQALSFALFRTYAVPSIGRLLDETGAFTGAVQKRYDDTALLLEAPFVHGFDSAAGKAALRRINQMHKAYDISNDDFRYVLSTFVVIPKRWLDDYGWRPLTATELRASVNYYRALGRHMGIKDIPETYDEFMHLMDDYERAHFDFDAGGRRVADSTLRLLTTFYPRPLRKPVEVFSRALMDRPLLDAFAYAEPSPLVRRLSLGAMRARARLLRYTPSNRRPTFTADLPRIKSYPDGYRLDALGTFPVPGVGGCPVRHEAAPVPDTART, encoded by the coding sequence ATGGGGAAGACGCTCTGGCGCGACCGCAACGAATCGCTGGACCCGGAGACCGACTACGTCGAGATCGTCCAGAACCTCACGCTCTACGAGTTCACCTGGGACATCACGCAGGCGCTCAGCTTCGCGCTGTTCCGCACCTACGCCGTGCCCAGCATCGGGCGGCTGCTCGACGAGACCGGCGCGTTCACCGGCGCCGTCCAGAAGCGGTACGACGACACCGCCCTGCTGCTCGAGGCGCCCTTCGTGCATGGCTTCGACTCGGCGGCCGGCAAGGCCGCGCTGCGCCGGATCAACCAGATGCACAAGGCGTACGACATCTCCAACGACGACTTCCGCTATGTGCTGTCGACCTTCGTCGTGATCCCCAAGCGCTGGCTCGACGACTACGGCTGGCGCCCGCTCACCGCCACCGAGCTGCGGGCGAGCGTCAACTACTACCGCGCACTGGGCCGGCACATGGGGATCAAGGACATCCCCGAGACCTACGACGAGTTCATGCACCTGATGGACGACTACGAGCGCGCCCACTTCGACTTCGACGCCGGCGGCCGGCGTGTCGCCGACTCGACGCTGCGCCTGCTCACCACCTTCTACCCGCGGCCGCTGCGCAAGCCGGTCGAGGTGTTCAGCCGCGCCCTCATGGACCGGCCGCTGCTCGACGCCTTCGCGTACGCCGAGCCCAGCCCGCTGGTCCGCCGGCTGAGTCTCGGCGCGATGCGGGCGCGTGCCCGGCTGCTGCGGTACACACCGTCGAACCGCAGGCCGACCTTCACGGCCGACCTGCCGCGGATCAAGAGCTACCCGGACGGTTACCGTCTCGACGCGCTCGGCACGTTCCCGGTTCCGGGGGTCGGTGGCTGCCCGGTCCGGCACGAGGCGGCACCGGTGCCGGACACCGCACGTACCTGA
- a CDS encoding diacylglycerol kinase, translating into MSQTIPEKPLRVVVWSTGTIGRHAIVGVDAHPDLELVGVWTSTPEKHGQDAGILAGLDRELGVRATTDRDELVALRPDCIVHGAMTDDRVFESIADLTELIRDGVNVVSSGPVILLHGDGTLPPEMIEQIDEAGRQGDASLHVNGIDPGFANDVLPLVLTSLSQRIDHVTVSEIADYSTYYQPVVMRDLFGFGQPLDAKPLLWEPGILTTAWGPVVRVIAAGLGVTLDEPLIEEVDRRPAPRDTRTVSLDVAEGTMGAVRFRVIGTADGVPRITLEHVTRTAADQVPEWPTPAEGDGCYRVEIAGEPCMKLEFTHHGEHGDHNVSGMIVTAQRLINAIPAVVAARPGLVTALDLPLVTGRGLVAGTGGRR; encoded by the coding sequence ATGTCACAGACCATCCCTGAGAAGCCGCTGCGGGTCGTCGTCTGGTCCACGGGGACGATCGGGCGCCACGCGATCGTCGGCGTCGACGCCCACCCCGACCTCGAGCTGGTGGGCGTGTGGACGTCCACGCCCGAGAAGCACGGTCAGGACGCGGGCATCCTCGCCGGCCTCGACCGCGAGCTCGGGGTCAGGGCGACCACCGACCGCGACGAGCTGGTCGCGCTGCGCCCGGACTGCATCGTGCACGGCGCGATGACCGACGACCGGGTCTTCGAGTCGATCGCCGACCTCACCGAGCTGATCCGGGACGGCGTCAACGTGGTCTCGTCCGGCCCGGTGATCCTGCTCCACGGTGACGGGACCCTCCCGCCCGAGATGATCGAGCAGATCGACGAGGCCGGCCGGCAGGGCGACGCCAGCCTGCACGTCAACGGGATCGATCCGGGCTTCGCCAACGACGTGCTGCCGCTCGTGCTCACCAGTCTCAGCCAGCGCATCGACCACGTCACGGTCAGCGAGATCGCCGACTACTCGACGTACTACCAGCCGGTGGTGATGCGCGACCTGTTCGGCTTCGGGCAGCCGCTGGACGCCAAGCCGCTGCTGTGGGAGCCCGGGATCCTCACCACGGCGTGGGGTCCGGTGGTGCGGGTGATCGCGGCGGGGCTCGGCGTGACCCTCGACGAGCCGCTGATCGAGGAGGTCGACCGGCGCCCGGCGCCGCGCGACACGAGGACGGTGTCGCTGGACGTGGCGGAGGGCACCATGGGGGCCGTCCGCTTCCGGGTCATCGGCACCGCGGACGGCGTCCCGCGGATCACCCTGGAGCACGTCACGCGGACGGCGGCCGACCAGGTCCCCGAGTGGCCCACGCCCGCCGAGGGCGACGGCTGCTACCGCGTGGAGATCGCCGGCGAGCCGTGCATGAAGCTGGAGTTCACCCACCACGGCGAGCACGGCGACCACAACGTCTCCGGCATGATCGTCACCGCGCAGCGGCTGATCAACGCGATCCCCGCGGTGGTCGCCGCGAGGCCGGGCCTGGTGACCGCGCTCGACCTCCCGCTCGTGACCGGCCGCGGTCTGGTCGCGGGAACCGGAGGGAGGCGATGA
- a CDS encoding ABC transporter permease: MTRRLGLGLLAAVPVAVVAVFFVLPVGAMLQRGVWPDGSFDPGAVLDVLRRPRTGRVLWFTVWTSTVATLVAVLLGLPAAYVLHRLRFPGRALVRTALLVPFVLPTVVVGLAVRQLIASSGPLGFLDLDGTPVAILIGLVFFNVAVVIRTVGAAWEGLDRRPAEAAAALGATPAQVFRTVTLPALRPAIVSAASVVFLFCATAFGVVLVLGGVRYSSVETEIYLLTADLLDLPAAAALSLVQMLAVVALLVVVGRLRAVPDPTVRRVAAAPTRPRRRDVPAVAMTLLTLGLVSLPVLALVVGSVRREGRWSLAYYRALGGSAEGLLQTSVADALAASLRIAVDATWMSLSLGLVVAFVVTRTVRTRAGRRARAVLDGFFMLPLGVSAVTLGFGFLIALDSPPLDLRSSPVLVPIAQALVALPLVVRILVPVLAGIDDRQRQAAASLGAGPLRTLLTVDLAVVWRPLLAAAGFAFAVSLGEFGATSFIVRPAEPTLPVVIYRLLGHPGALNYGTAMAASVVLAAVTAGVILVVERLRVPAVGAW, translated from the coding sequence ATGACCCGCCGGCTGGGACTGGGGCTGCTCGCCGCGGTCCCGGTCGCCGTCGTCGCCGTCTTCTTCGTGCTCCCCGTCGGCGCGATGCTCCAGCGGGGCGTGTGGCCGGACGGCTCGTTCGACCCGGGCGCCGTGCTCGACGTGCTGCGCCGTCCACGCACGGGGCGGGTGCTGTGGTTCACGGTGTGGACCAGCACCGTCGCGACCCTGGTCGCGGTCCTGCTCGGCCTCCCGGCGGCGTACGTCCTGCACCGCCTCCGGTTCCCCGGCCGGGCGCTGGTGCGCACCGCGCTGCTGGTGCCCTTCGTGCTGCCGACGGTCGTCGTCGGCCTGGCCGTGCGCCAGCTGATCGCGTCCTCGGGGCCGCTGGGCTTCCTCGACCTGGACGGTACGCCGGTCGCGATCCTGATCGGCCTCGTCTTCTTCAACGTCGCCGTGGTGATCCGTACCGTCGGCGCCGCCTGGGAGGGCCTCGACCGCCGTCCCGCGGAGGCCGCCGCGGCGCTGGGGGCGACGCCGGCGCAGGTCTTCCGGACGGTCACCCTGCCGGCGCTGCGCCCGGCGATCGTCTCGGCGGCGAGCGTGGTCTTCCTGTTCTGCGCGACCGCCTTCGGCGTCGTGCTCGTCCTCGGCGGCGTGCGGTACTCCTCGGTCGAGACCGAGATCTACCTGCTCACCGCGGACCTCCTGGACCTGCCCGCCGCTGCGGCGCTCTCGCTCGTGCAGATGCTGGCGGTCGTGGCGCTGCTCGTCGTGGTCGGCCGGCTGCGCGCCGTACCCGATCCGACGGTACGACGCGTCGCGGCCGCCCCCACGCGCCCGCGGCGCCGCGACGTCCCGGCGGTGGCGATGACGCTGCTGACCCTCGGCCTGGTCTCGCTGCCGGTGCTGGCCCTCGTCGTCGGCTCGGTACGACGCGAGGGCCGGTGGAGCCTCGCGTACTACCGCGCCCTCGGCGGCTCGGCCGAGGGCCTGCTGCAGACCTCGGTCGCCGACGCGCTGGCGGCGTCCCTGCGGATCGCGGTCGACGCGACCTGGATGTCGCTGTCCCTCGGCCTGGTGGTGGCGTTCGTGGTGACCCGCACCGTCCGCACCCGGGCCGGGCGGCGGGCGCGGGCGGTGCTCGACGGGTTCTTCATGCTCCCGCTCGGCGTCTCCGCGGTGACCCTCGGCTTCGGCTTCCTCATCGCCCTCGACTCCCCGCCGCTCGACCTGCGCTCCAGCCCGGTACTGGTGCCGATCGCCCAGGCGCTGGTGGCGCTGCCGCTGGTCGTCCGCATCCTCGTGCCGGTGCTCGCCGGCATCGACGACCGTCAGCGCCAGGCCGCGGCGTCCCTGGGGGCCGGCCCGCTGCGCACCCTGCTCACCGTCGACCTGGCCGTGGTCTGGCGCCCGCTGCTGGCCGCCGCGGGCTTCGCGTTCGCGGTGTCGCTGGGGGAGTTCGGCGCGACCTCGTTCATCGTGCGTCCGGCCGAGCCGACGCTGCCGGTGGTGATCTACCGGCTGCTCGGGCACCCCGGCGCGCTCAACTACGGCACCGCCATGGCCGCGTCGGTCGTGCTCGCCGCCGTGACCGCCGGTGTCATCCTCGTCGTCGAGCGGCTGCGGGTGCCGGCTGTAGGAGCGTGGTGA
- a CDS encoding SDR family oxidoreductase, translating to MSILDRFRLTDHVAVVTGAGRGIGAATAVALAEAGADVVISSRTESQLADVAARVEAAGRRAVVVPADLAHTEEVAGLAERAYDAFGRLDVVVNNVGGTIPNAFLDTDVAYLEEAFHFNVATAHALSRAAAPLMLRSAGDGRQKSITSISSAMGRLAGRGYLAYGTAKAALAHWSRLAATDLSPQIRVNGVFVGSVMTSALEFVAGVPETKAQLEQATPLGRIGEAEDIAAAVVYLASPAGKYVTGKMLEVDGGIQEPNLDLRLPDLRPEVNGA from the coding sequence ATGAGCATCCTCGACCGGTTCCGGCTCACCGACCACGTCGCCGTGGTCACCGGCGCCGGCCGCGGGATCGGCGCCGCCACGGCCGTCGCGCTCGCCGAGGCCGGCGCGGACGTCGTGATCTCGTCGCGGACCGAGAGCCAGCTGGCCGACGTCGCGGCCCGGGTCGAGGCGGCCGGGCGCCGGGCGGTCGTCGTACCGGCCGATCTCGCGCACACCGAGGAGGTCGCGGGCCTCGCCGAGCGGGCGTACGACGCCTTCGGTCGGCTCGACGTCGTCGTCAACAACGTCGGCGGCACCATCCCGAACGCCTTCCTCGACACCGACGTGGCCTACCTCGAGGAGGCCTTCCACTTCAACGTCGCCACCGCGCACGCGCTCAGCCGGGCGGCGGCCCCGCTGATGCTGCGGTCCGCAGGGGACGGGCGGCAGAAGTCGATCACCTCGATCTCCTCGGCGATGGGCCGCCTGGCCGGGCGCGGGTACCTCGCCTACGGCACCGCCAAGGCCGCCCTCGCGCACTGGTCGCGGCTGGCCGCCACCGACCTCAGCCCGCAGATCCGGGTGAACGGCGTCTTCGTCGGGTCGGTGATGACGAGCGCGCTGGAGTTCGTGGCCGGCGTACCGGAGACGAAGGCCCAGTTGGAGCAGGCGACCCCGCTCGGCCGGATCGGCGAGGCCGAGGACATCGCCGCCGCGGTGGTCTATCTCGCCTCGCCGGCGGGGAAGTACGTCACCGGCAAGATGCTCGAGGTCGACGGCGGCATCCAGGAGCCGAATCTCGACCTTCGCCTGCCCGACCTCCGCCCGGAAGTGAACGGCGCCTAG
- a CDS encoding thiamine ABC transporter substrate-binding protein yields the protein MRTRMLTGLAALTATALLASGCSLLGTEDDGSASDGSTVTLVTHESFAIPDELVKAFEEESGYRLRISKLEDAGALTNQLVLTKDDLVGDVVFGIDNTFATRAVDEGVFASYAPALPEGAAAHELEGDEQDALTPIDTGNVCVNVDDAWFAEQDIPAPKGLDDLTKPVYRDLFVIPGASTSSPGLAFLLATIGKYGDDWSSYWTRLVANGAKVVKGWSDAYYTDFTFSGGDRPIVVSYDSSPAFTLDESGEGTSTSALLDGCFEQVEYAGVLDGDTTNTAGAHAVIDWLLSPEVQAALPESMYVFPVAEDTELPADWARFAKRPETTERVAPAEIATERKAWLEEWTEIVSR from the coding sequence ATGCGTACGCGCATGCTCACCGGCCTCGCGGCCCTCACCGCCACCGCCCTGCTCGCCAGCGGCTGCTCGCTCCTCGGCACCGAGGACGACGGCAGCGCGAGCGACGGCTCGACGGTCACGCTGGTGACCCACGAGTCGTTCGCGATCCCCGACGAGCTGGTGAAGGCGTTCGAGGAGGAGTCGGGCTATCGGCTCCGGATCAGCAAGCTCGAGGACGCCGGGGCGCTGACCAACCAGCTGGTCCTGACCAAGGACGACCTGGTCGGCGACGTCGTGTTCGGGATCGACAACACCTTCGCGACCCGCGCGGTCGACGAGGGGGTGTTCGCCTCGTACGCGCCCGCGCTTCCCGAGGGCGCCGCGGCCCACGAGCTGGAGGGCGACGAGCAGGACGCGCTCACGCCCATCGACACCGGCAACGTCTGCGTCAACGTCGACGACGCGTGGTTCGCGGAGCAGGACATCCCGGCGCCCAAGGGCCTCGACGACCTGACCAAGCCCGTCTACCGGGACCTGTTCGTGATCCCGGGCGCCAGCACCAGCTCGCCCGGCCTGGCGTTCCTGCTCGCCACCATCGGGAAGTACGGCGACGACTGGTCGTCGTACTGGACGAGGCTCGTCGCCAACGGCGCCAAGGTCGTCAAGGGCTGGTCCGACGCCTACTACACCGACTTCACCTTCTCCGGCGGCGACCGGCCGATCGTCGTGTCCTACGACTCCTCGCCCGCGTTCACGCTCGACGAGTCGGGCGAGGGGACCAGCACGAGCGCGCTGCTCGACGGCTGCTTCGAGCAGGTGGAGTACGCCGGCGTCCTCGACGGCGACACGACCAACACCGCCGGCGCCCACGCCGTGATCGACTGGCTGCTGTCGCCCGAGGTGCAGGCCGCACTGCCCGAGTCGATGTACGTGTTCCCGGTCGCCGAGGACACCGAGCTCCCGGCCGACTGGGCGCGGTTCGCGAAGCGGCCGGAGACGACCGAGCGGGTCGCACCGGCCGAGATCGCGACCGAGCGCAAGGCGTGGCTGGAGGAGTGGACGGAGATCGTCTCGCGATGA
- a CDS encoding MarP family serine protease: protein MNLLDWLLLILVAAYALSGYWQGFITGAFATIGLLSGGLGGILLAPLVLGGLEPSLAVSLGALFIVILCASLGQAVLQYAGARVRERITWQPARALDAVGGALLSALAVLLVAWALGVAISGTRIGSVTSMVRSSVVLSKVNDVLPESAPSTLQAFNNVVGTGFFPRYLEPFAPERIVEVAPGPSELPGSAKVKATQSSVVKIRGGNRCGRGVEGTGFVFAEDRVMTNAHVVAGVDDPEVSIGGGTELARVVLYDRELDIAVLALETDDAPVLKFDKTVGAEDPVAIVGYPQDGPFDVQTGRVRAMQNLRSPDIYGAGTVVREVYSLRGLVRPGNSGGPIVTPQGKVAGVVFAASVTDPETGYALTAQQVQDSARAGTASDTEVSTGDCAS, encoded by the coding sequence GTGAACCTCCTCGACTGGCTGCTGCTGATCCTCGTCGCCGCGTACGCCCTCTCCGGCTACTGGCAGGGGTTCATCACCGGCGCCTTCGCCACCATCGGCCTCCTCTCGGGCGGCCTCGGCGGCATCCTGCTCGCGCCGCTGGTCCTCGGCGGCCTCGAGCCGTCCCTGGCGGTCTCCCTGGGCGCGCTGTTCATCGTGATCCTGTGCGCCTCGCTCGGCCAGGCCGTCCTGCAGTACGCCGGCGCGCGGGTCCGCGAGCGGATCACCTGGCAGCCGGCCCGGGCGCTGGACGCGGTCGGCGGCGCGCTGCTGAGCGCGCTCGCCGTACTCCTCGTGGCGTGGGCCCTCGGCGTCGCGATCTCCGGCACCCGGATCGGCTCGGTCACCTCGATGGTCCGCAGCTCCGTGGTGCTCTCGAAGGTCAACGACGTGCTGCCGGAGTCGGCCCCGAGCACGCTCCAGGCGTTCAACAACGTGGTCGGCACGGGCTTCTTCCCGCGCTACCTCGAGCCGTTCGCGCCGGAGCGGATCGTGGAGGTCGCCCCGGGGCCCTCCGAGCTCCCCGGCTCGGCCAAGGTCAAGGCGACCCAGTCGAGCGTGGTGAAGATCCGCGGCGGCAACCGATGCGGCCGCGGCGTCGAGGGCACCGGCTTCGTGTTCGCCGAGGACCGCGTGATGACCAACGCCCACGTCGTCGCCGGCGTCGACGACCCGGAGGTCAGCATCGGCGGCGGCACCGAGCTCGCGCGGGTGGTGCTCTACGACCGCGAGCTCGACATCGCCGTCCTCGCCCTCGAGACCGACGACGCCCCCGTGCTGAAGTTCGACAAGACCGTCGGCGCCGAGGACCCCGTGGCGATCGTGGGATACCCGCAGGACGGTCCCTTCGACGTCCAGACCGGCCGGGTCCGCGCGATGCAGAACCTCCGCTCGCCCGACATCTACGGCGCCGGCACCGTCGTCCGCGAGGTCTACTCCCTGCGGGGCCTGGTCCGCCCCGGCAACTCCGGCGGCCCGATCGTCACGCCCCAGGGCAAGGTCGCCGGCGTCGTGTTCGCCGCGTCCGTCACCGACCCCGAGACCGGGTACGCCCTCACCGCCCAGCAGGTCCAGGACAGCGCCCGCGCCGGTACCGCCTCCGACACCGAGGTGAGCACCGGTGACTGTGCGTCGTGA